The Mangrovibacterium diazotrophicum DNA window AAGGAAATATATTGAAAATGAGATCGGAGTTTGCCGATCCGGTCAGATACTTTTTCAGAATCGGCGATCAGGAGATCGACATGAATGCGTTGCTGGGCAAGCAAATTCGCATGCAGTTCGACGGACAGATCAACTGCATTGCCTGTGGCAAGCGCACCAAAACATCCTTTAGCCAGGGGTTTTGCTACTCGTGTTTGCAAACAGCGCCCGAGGCCAGCGAAACAGTCATGCGTCCGGAGCTGTCGAAATCGCAGTTTGGCATTGCACGCGACATGAAATGGGCTGAGGAGCACGACTTGATTGATCACATTGTGTATTTGGCTGTGTCGAGCGAGCTAAAGGTTGGGGTGACCCGTCATCACCAGGTGCCAACGCGCTGGATTGACCAGGGGGCTTCTTATGCCATTCGCGTGGCACAGACGCCGAACAGGCACATTGCCGGCGTGATCGAAGTTTTCCTGAAAAAATACTTCACCGACAAAACGAACTGGCGCGACATGCTGAAGAATAATGTGGCCGAAAACTTCAACCTTCCGGAGGAAAAAGAGAATGTTTTGCGACTGTTGCCCGCCGAACTCCGGCAGTACCGTTGCGATAACGACGAGGTGATGCACTTCAACTACCCGGCACTGGAATTCCCGGATAAAATCAAGAGCTTGTCCTTCGATAAGGAGCCGGTAATTGAGGGTGAAATGAAGGGAATTAAAGGACAGTATTTACTGCTCGACGGAGGTCAGGTATTGAACGTTCGCAAGCACAACGGCTACTATTTGAGCTTTTCTTTTAATTCATAAATACAATTTAGCCCCAAGTTTCGATTCGGAAGTGAACTGAATAGGGCTGTTTTTAAATCGTAAAGTGTTGTTTTTGAATCGTTTTATATAACATTAAATTTTCGTTTGAATAAAGACATAGGGCTTTTATTCTCCGCTTTTTTTTTCGTTTATTTGATTTCTGAATAAGGGCCGTCTAATATTATCTTAACTATGGAAAATCT harbors:
- a CDS encoding DUF2797 domain-containing protein; its protein translation is MEYQGNILKMRSEFADPVRYFFRIGDQEIDMNALLGKQIRMQFDGQINCIACGKRTKTSFSQGFCYSCLQTAPEASETVMRPELSKSQFGIARDMKWAEEHDLIDHIVYLAVSSELKVGVTRHHQVPTRWIDQGASYAIRVAQTPNRHIAGVIEVFLKKYFTDKTNWRDMLKNNVAENFNLPEEKENVLRLLPAELRQYRCDNDEVMHFNYPALEFPDKIKSLSFDKEPVIEGEMKGIKGQYLLLDGGQVLNVRKHNGYYLSFSFNS